The following coding sequences lie in one Sesamum indicum cultivar Zhongzhi No. 13 linkage group LG9, S_indicum_v1.0, whole genome shotgun sequence genomic window:
- the LOC105170291 gene encoding auxin response factor 18 isoform X1: MKEVMEKSLDSELWHACAGGMVQMPPVNSKVFYFPQGHAEHTLTTVDFGALPKIPPLILCRVAAVKYLADPETDEVYAKIRLIPVGKNESGFDDDGVLGGSGSASNEKPTSFAKTLTQSDANNGGGFSVPRYCAETIFPRLDYTADPPVQNVIAKDVHGETWKFRHIYRGTPRRHLLTTGWSTFVNQKKLVAGDSIVFLRAENGDLCVGIRRAKRGSGIGGSEPSSGWNSGAAGNFAGFSSFLKEDENKLMHRSVTNGSLREKGKVRPESVLEATFLAANGQPFEVVYYPRASTPEFCVKASSVTAAMRIQWCPGMRFKMPFETEDSSRISWFMGTIASVQVADPLRWPNSPWRLLQVTWDEPDLLQNVKCVSPWLVEMVSNMPVLHLSPFSPPRKKLRLPHHPDFPLDGQLPMPSFSGTPLGPSGPLCCLSDNITAGIQGARHAQIGVPLSDLHLSNKLQMGLLPPSFLRLNPHAKIPENKARSNVDGNEHISCLLSLEISGHKSEKSDGLKTPRFVLFGQPILTEQQMSNDHSCDAVXXXXXXXDAVPKLAHGKSCSGGTPRRIANFAPDSGELPKSSSTAQFLWKPGYHASDLGLDTGHCKVFLESEDVGRTLDLSILGSYEELYKRLEHMFGIEKLEMLSHVFYRDVTGAVKQAGAEPFSEFMKNAKRLTILMKPSNNNSERKLITGLPTAERGLDSSNQAGPLSIFA; encoded by the exons atGAAAGAGGTTATGGAGAAAAGCTTGGATTCAGAGCTATGGCACGCATGTGCTGGAGGCATGGTTCAGATGCCGCCGGTGAATTCAAAAGTCTTCTATTTCCCGCAAGGCCATGCTGAACACACTCTTACTACTGTGGATTTTGGGGCTTTACCAAAAATTCCACCTCTGATTCTCTGCAGGGTAGCCGCTGTGAAATACTTGGCCGACCCTGAGACGGATGAAGTTTATGCTAAGATTAGGCTGATTCCAGTTGGGAAGAACGAGTCTGGTTTCGACGACGATGGAGTTCTGGGCGGCAGTGGGTCTGCATCTAATGAAAAACCCACTTCCTTCGCAAAAACACTGACCCAATCTGATGCCAATAATGGTGGAGGGTTCTCTGTTCCTAGGTACTGTGCCGAGACTATTTTCCCACGGTTGGATTACACTGCTGATCCTCCTGTTCAGAACGTGATTGCTAAAGATGTTCATGGGGAGACTTGGAAGTTTAGGCATATCTACAGGGGAACGCCAAGGAGGCACTTGTTGACTACTGGGTGGAGTACCTTTGTGAATCAGAAGAAGCTGGTAGCTGGAGACTCAATTGTGTTCTTGAGGGCAGAAAATGGGGATCTTTGTGTCGGGATCCGGAGGGCGAAGAGAGGCAGTGGCATTGGTGGGAGTGAGCCCTCGTCTGGGTGGAACTCTGGTGCTGCTGGAAACTTTGCAGGATTTTCCTCCTTTCTAAAGGAGGATGAGAATAAGCTGATGCATAGAAGTGTTACTAATGGAAGTCTGAGGGAGAAGGGGAAAGTCAGGCCTGAATCTGTTCTTGAGGCCACTTTCTTGGCTGCCAATGGGCAGCCCTTTGAGGTTGTTTATTATCCACGTGCAAGCACACCGGAGTTCTGTGTGAAGGCATCGTCTGTTACTGCTGCCATGAGGATTCAGTGGTGCCCTGGTATGAGGTTCAAGATGCCATTTGAAACTGAGGACTCCTCCCGAATTAGCTGGTTTATGGGAACTATAGCTTCTGTTCAGGTTGCTGACCCCCTTCGTTGGCCTAATTCACCTTGGAGACTGCTTCAG GTGACATGGGATGAACCAGATCTGTTGCAAAATGTGAAGTGTGTCAGCCCTTGGCTTGTTGAAATGGTCTCAAATATGCCAGTACTCCATCTGTCACCCTTCTCACCACCAAGGAAGAAGTTGCGTTTACCGCATCACCCAGATTTCCCACTTGACGGCCAACTTCCAATGCCGTCATTTTCAGGCACCCCCCTAGGTCCAAGCGGTCCCTTGTGTTGTCTATCTGACAACATTACTGCAGGCATACAGGGAGCCAGGCATGCTCAAATTGGAGTCCCGTTGTCGGATCTCCACCTTAGCAACAAACTGCAGATGGGACTGCTACCCCCCAGTTTCCTGCGGCTTAATCCTCATGCTAAAATTCCAGAAAATAAGGCTAGGAGCAATGTGGATGGTAACGAACATATATCTTGCCTATTAAGCTTGGAAATTTCTGGTCACAAATCGGAGAAAAGTGATGGTTTAAAGACACCTCGGTTTGTACTCTTTGGTCAGCCAATACTTACTGAGCAGCAGATGTCTAATGATCACTCCTGTGATGCAGTCNNNNNNNNNNNNNNNNNNNNTGATGCAGTCCCCAAACTTGCACATGGAAAGAGTTGCTCAGGAGGAACACCACGGAGGATTGCAAATTTTGCACCTGACAGTGGAGAGCTTCCAAAGAGTTCATCCACTGCTCAATTTTTGTGGAAACCAGGCTACCATGCATCTGATCTTGGCCTAGATACTGGTCACTGCAAAGTGTTCTTGGAGTCCGAAGACGTAGGTCGAACTCTTGATCTGTCTATTCTTGGATCATACGAAGAGCTCTACAAAAGGCTAGAGCACATGTTTGGAATAGAAAAATTGGAAATGCTGAGCCATGTGTTCTATCGTGATGTAACAGGTGCTGTTAAACAAGCTGGAGCTGAACCATTCAG CGAGTTCATGAAGAATGCTAAAAGATTGACTATTCTTATGAAACCAAGCAATAACAATTCTGAGAG gaAACTAATTACGGGATTGCCAACTGCTGAGCGTGGACTAGATTCATCAAACCAGGCAGGACCGCTGAGCATATTTGCATAG
- the LOC105170291 gene encoding auxin response factor 18 isoform X2 produces MKEVMEKSLDSELWHACAGGMVQMPPVNSKVFYFPQGHAEHTLTTVDFGALPKIPPLILCRVAAVKYLADPETDEVYAKIRLIPVGKNESGFDDDGVLGGSGSASNEKPTSFAKTLTQSDANNGGGFSVPRYCAETIFPRLDYTADPPVQNVIAKDVHGETWKFRHIYRGTPRRHLLTTGWSTFVNQKKLVAGDSIVFLRAENGDLCVGIRRAKRGSGIGGSEPSSGWNSGAAGNFAGFSSFLKEDENKLMHRSVTNGSLREKGKVRPESVLEATFLAANGQPFEVVYYPRASTPEFCVKASSVTAAMRIQWCPGMRFKMPFETEDSSRISWFMGTIASVQVADPLRWPNSPWRLLQVTWDEPDLLQNVKCVSPWLVEMVSNMPVLHLSPFSPPRKKLRLPHHPDFPLDGQLPMPSFSGTPLGPSGPLCCLSDNITAGIQGARHAQIGVPLSDLHLSNKLQMGLLPPSFLRLNPHAKIPENKARSNVDGNEHISCLLSLEISGHKSEKSDGLKTPRFVLFGQPILTEQQMSNDHSCDAVPKLAHGKSCSGGTPRRIANFAPDSGELPKSSSTAQFLWKPGYHASDLGLDTGHCKVFLESEDVGRTLDLSILGSYEELYKRLEHMFGIEKLEMLSHVFYRDVTGAVKQAGAEPFSEFMKNAKRLTILMKPSNNNSERKLITGLPTAERGLDSSNQAGPLSIFA; encoded by the exons atGAAAGAGGTTATGGAGAAAAGCTTGGATTCAGAGCTATGGCACGCATGTGCTGGAGGCATGGTTCAGATGCCGCCGGTGAATTCAAAAGTCTTCTATTTCCCGCAAGGCCATGCTGAACACACTCTTACTACTGTGGATTTTGGGGCTTTACCAAAAATTCCACCTCTGATTCTCTGCAGGGTAGCCGCTGTGAAATACTTGGCCGACCCTGAGACGGATGAAGTTTATGCTAAGATTAGGCTGATTCCAGTTGGGAAGAACGAGTCTGGTTTCGACGACGATGGAGTTCTGGGCGGCAGTGGGTCTGCATCTAATGAAAAACCCACTTCCTTCGCAAAAACACTGACCCAATCTGATGCCAATAATGGTGGAGGGTTCTCTGTTCCTAGGTACTGTGCCGAGACTATTTTCCCACGGTTGGATTACACTGCTGATCCTCCTGTTCAGAACGTGATTGCTAAAGATGTTCATGGGGAGACTTGGAAGTTTAGGCATATCTACAGGGGAACGCCAAGGAGGCACTTGTTGACTACTGGGTGGAGTACCTTTGTGAATCAGAAGAAGCTGGTAGCTGGAGACTCAATTGTGTTCTTGAGGGCAGAAAATGGGGATCTTTGTGTCGGGATCCGGAGGGCGAAGAGAGGCAGTGGCATTGGTGGGAGTGAGCCCTCGTCTGGGTGGAACTCTGGTGCTGCTGGAAACTTTGCAGGATTTTCCTCCTTTCTAAAGGAGGATGAGAATAAGCTGATGCATAGAAGTGTTACTAATGGAAGTCTGAGGGAGAAGGGGAAAGTCAGGCCTGAATCTGTTCTTGAGGCCACTTTCTTGGCTGCCAATGGGCAGCCCTTTGAGGTTGTTTATTATCCACGTGCAAGCACACCGGAGTTCTGTGTGAAGGCATCGTCTGTTACTGCTGCCATGAGGATTCAGTGGTGCCCTGGTATGAGGTTCAAGATGCCATTTGAAACTGAGGACTCCTCCCGAATTAGCTGGTTTATGGGAACTATAGCTTCTGTTCAGGTTGCTGACCCCCTTCGTTGGCCTAATTCACCTTGGAGACTGCTTCAG GTGACATGGGATGAACCAGATCTGTTGCAAAATGTGAAGTGTGTCAGCCCTTGGCTTGTTGAAATGGTCTCAAATATGCCAGTACTCCATCTGTCACCCTTCTCACCACCAAGGAAGAAGTTGCGTTTACCGCATCACCCAGATTTCCCACTTGACGGCCAACTTCCAATGCCGTCATTTTCAGGCACCCCCCTAGGTCCAAGCGGTCCCTTGTGTTGTCTATCTGACAACATTACTGCAGGCATACAGGGAGCCAGGCATGCTCAAATTGGAGTCCCGTTGTCGGATCTCCACCTTAGCAACAAACTGCAGATGGGACTGCTACCCCCCAGTTTCCTGCGGCTTAATCCTCATGCTAAAATTCCAGAAAATAAGGCTAGGAGCAATGTGGATGGTAACGAACATATATCTTGCCTATTAAGCTTGGAAATTTCTGGTCACAAATCGGAGAAAAGTGATGGTTTAAAGACACCTCGGTTTGTACTCTTTGGTCAGCCAATACTTACTGAGCAGCAGATGTCTAATGATCACTCCTG TGATGCAGTCCCCAAACTTGCACATGGAAAGAGTTGCTCAGGAGGAACACCACGGAGGATTGCAAATTTTGCACCTGACAGTGGAGAGCTTCCAAAGAGTTCATCCACTGCTCAATTTTTGTGGAAACCAGGCTACCATGCATCTGATCTTGGCCTAGATACTGGTCACTGCAAAGTGTTCTTGGAGTCCGAAGACGTAGGTCGAACTCTTGATCTGTCTATTCTTGGATCATACGAAGAGCTCTACAAAAGGCTAGAGCACATGTTTGGAATAGAAAAATTGGAAATGCTGAGCCATGTGTTCTATCGTGATGTAACAGGTGCTGTTAAACAAGCTGGAGCTGAACCATTCAG CGAGTTCATGAAGAATGCTAAAAGATTGACTATTCTTATGAAACCAAGCAATAACAATTCTGAGAG gaAACTAATTACGGGATTGCCAACTGCTGAGCGTGGACTAGATTCATCAAACCAGGCAGGACCGCTGAGCATATTTGCATAG
- the LOC105170291 gene encoding auxin response factor 22 isoform X3 — protein sequence MKEVMEKSLDSELWHACAGGMVQMPPVNSKVFYFPQGHAEHTLTTVDFGALPKIPPLILCRVAAVKYLADPETDEVYAKIRLIPVGKNESGFDDDGVLGGSGSASNEKPTSFAKTLTQSDANNGGGFSVPRYCAETIFPRLDYTADPPVQNVIAKDVHGETWKFRHIYRGTPRRHLLTTGWSTFVNQKKLVAGDSIVFLRAENGDLCVGIRRAKRGSGIGGSEPSSGWNSGAAGNFAGFSSFLKEDENKLMHRSVTNGSLREKGKVRPESVLEATFLAANGQPFEVVYYPRASTPEFCVKASSVTAAMRIQWCPGMRFKMPFETEDSSRISWFMGTIASVQVADPLRWPNSPWRLLQVTWDEPDLLQNVKCVSPWLVEMVSNMPVLHLSPFSPPRKKLRLPHHPDFPLDGQLPMPSFSGTPLGPSGPLCCLSDNITAGIQGARHAQIGVPLSDLHLSNKLQMGLLPPSFLRLNPHAKIPENKARSNVDGNEHISCLLSLEISGHKSEKSDGLKTPRFVLFGQPILTEQQMSNDHSCDAVPKLAHGKSCSGGTPRRIANFAPDSGELPKSSSTAQFLWKPGYHASDLGLDTGHCKVFLESEDVGAVKQAGAEPFSEFMKNAKRLTILMKPSNNNSERKLITGLPTAERGLDSSNQAGPLSIFA from the exons atGAAAGAGGTTATGGAGAAAAGCTTGGATTCAGAGCTATGGCACGCATGTGCTGGAGGCATGGTTCAGATGCCGCCGGTGAATTCAAAAGTCTTCTATTTCCCGCAAGGCCATGCTGAACACACTCTTACTACTGTGGATTTTGGGGCTTTACCAAAAATTCCACCTCTGATTCTCTGCAGGGTAGCCGCTGTGAAATACTTGGCCGACCCTGAGACGGATGAAGTTTATGCTAAGATTAGGCTGATTCCAGTTGGGAAGAACGAGTCTGGTTTCGACGACGATGGAGTTCTGGGCGGCAGTGGGTCTGCATCTAATGAAAAACCCACTTCCTTCGCAAAAACACTGACCCAATCTGATGCCAATAATGGTGGAGGGTTCTCTGTTCCTAGGTACTGTGCCGAGACTATTTTCCCACGGTTGGATTACACTGCTGATCCTCCTGTTCAGAACGTGATTGCTAAAGATGTTCATGGGGAGACTTGGAAGTTTAGGCATATCTACAGGGGAACGCCAAGGAGGCACTTGTTGACTACTGGGTGGAGTACCTTTGTGAATCAGAAGAAGCTGGTAGCTGGAGACTCAATTGTGTTCTTGAGGGCAGAAAATGGGGATCTTTGTGTCGGGATCCGGAGGGCGAAGAGAGGCAGTGGCATTGGTGGGAGTGAGCCCTCGTCTGGGTGGAACTCTGGTGCTGCTGGAAACTTTGCAGGATTTTCCTCCTTTCTAAAGGAGGATGAGAATAAGCTGATGCATAGAAGTGTTACTAATGGAAGTCTGAGGGAGAAGGGGAAAGTCAGGCCTGAATCTGTTCTTGAGGCCACTTTCTTGGCTGCCAATGGGCAGCCCTTTGAGGTTGTTTATTATCCACGTGCAAGCACACCGGAGTTCTGTGTGAAGGCATCGTCTGTTACTGCTGCCATGAGGATTCAGTGGTGCCCTGGTATGAGGTTCAAGATGCCATTTGAAACTGAGGACTCCTCCCGAATTAGCTGGTTTATGGGAACTATAGCTTCTGTTCAGGTTGCTGACCCCCTTCGTTGGCCTAATTCACCTTGGAGACTGCTTCAG GTGACATGGGATGAACCAGATCTGTTGCAAAATGTGAAGTGTGTCAGCCCTTGGCTTGTTGAAATGGTCTCAAATATGCCAGTACTCCATCTGTCACCCTTCTCACCACCAAGGAAGAAGTTGCGTTTACCGCATCACCCAGATTTCCCACTTGACGGCCAACTTCCAATGCCGTCATTTTCAGGCACCCCCCTAGGTCCAAGCGGTCCCTTGTGTTGTCTATCTGACAACATTACTGCAGGCATACAGGGAGCCAGGCATGCTCAAATTGGAGTCCCGTTGTCGGATCTCCACCTTAGCAACAAACTGCAGATGGGACTGCTACCCCCCAGTTTCCTGCGGCTTAATCCTCATGCTAAAATTCCAGAAAATAAGGCTAGGAGCAATGTGGATGGTAACGAACATATATCTTGCCTATTAAGCTTGGAAATTTCTGGTCACAAATCGGAGAAAAGTGATGGTTTAAAGACACCTCGGTTTGTACTCTTTGGTCAGCCAATACTTACTGAGCAGCAGATGTCTAATGATCACTCCTG TGATGCAGTCCCCAAACTTGCACATGGAAAGAGTTGCTCAGGAGGAACACCACGGAGGATTGCAAATTTTGCACCTGACAGTGGAGAGCTTCCAAAGAGTTCATCCACTGCTCAATTTTTGTGGAAACCAGGCTACCATGCATCTGATCTTGGCCTAGATACTGGTCACTGCAAAGTGTTCTTGGAGTCCGAAGACGTAG GTGCTGTTAAACAAGCTGGAGCTGAACCATTCAG CGAGTTCATGAAGAATGCTAAAAGATTGACTATTCTTATGAAACCAAGCAATAACAATTCTGAGAG gaAACTAATTACGGGATTGCCAACTGCTGAGCGTGGACTAGATTCATCAAACCAGGCAGGACCGCTGAGCATATTTGCATAG
- the LOC105170292 gene encoding ubiquitin-like protein 5, with protein sequence MIEVVLNDRLGKKVRVKCNDDDTIGDLKKLVAAQTGTRADKIRIQKWYTIYKDHITLKDYEIHDGMGLELYYN encoded by the coding sequence ATGATTGAGGTGGTGCTGAATGATCGGCTAGGGAAGAAGGTTAGGGTGAAGTGCAACGATGACGACACCATTGGAGACCTGAAGAAGCTTGTGGCGGCTCAGACTGGTACCCGCGCCGACAAGATCAGGATCCAGAAGTGGTACACCATCTACAAGGATCACATCACTCTCAAGGACTACGAGATCCATGATGGCATGGGCCTCGAGCTGTATTACAACTAG